The sequence AATCCCGTCACCGCCGCGATCACCTGGCTCATCCGCATCAGCGTGCCCAGTTCGATGCCCTTGGCGACGCTCACCAGGGTGGCGCTGTCGGTCAGGTGCGGCGTCCATGCCTGCAGGTTGGCCCGCATGGTCTGCGCCGGCACGGCCAGCACCACGGTGGTCAAGCCGTCCAGCGCCTCGGCCGGATCACTGGTGGCGCGTACCGCGTCCGGTACCGCGAAGCCCGGCAGGTAGGCGGGGTTGTGTCGCGTGTCGTTGATCTGCGCGGCGATGTCGGGCCGGCGTGCCCAGAGCCTGACTTCGCTGCCGGCGTCGGCGAGCACCTTGGCCAGAGCCGTGCCCCACGCACCCGCGCCCATCACCGCGACCGTGCCCTCGGCGCCGACCATCGCACACCACCTCCCTATAGGCGCATCACCCTAACGCGCGAGCCGCCGAACCCGACGCTGGCAGGATGTCTGTTGTGCAGTCAACACAGGCCGAAGAATCCGGTATCGGTCTGATCATCGCCGTCAAACGGCTCAGCGTGGCCAAGACCAGGCTGGCGCCGGCGTTTCCGGCGCCGCTGCGCGAGGCCGTGGTGCTGGCCATGCTGGTGGACACCATCAGCGCGGCGTCGGCCGCGCGGGGATTGGAACACATCACCGTGGTCACCCCCGATGAGGCGGCCGCCGCGGCGGCCGCCGAGCTGGGCGCCGAGGTGCTGGAGGATCCGACTCCGGACGGCCACGGCGACCCGCTGAACAACGCGCTCACCGCAGCCGAAGCCGCGGTGACCGGTTCGGTGCCGAATATCGTTGTGTTGCAGGGTGATTTACCGGCTCTGCAATCCTACGAACTGGACGAGGCGATCGCCGCCGCACGGACACACCCGCGCAGTTTCGTCGCCGACCGGCATGGGATGGGCACTGCGGCGCTTTTCGCATTCGGCACCGCCCTGGACCCCCGCTTCGGCCGGGATTCCTCGAATCGGCACCGGCAGTCAGGTGCGCTGGAGCTCACCGGCGCCTGGCCCGGGCTGCGTTGCGACATCGACACCCCGGAAGATCTGGCGGTAGCGCGACGGCTCGGAGTCGGCGCGGCAACGGCCCGCGCACTCGCGCACGCCAAGTCCGGTGGCAGCACCACGCGGGATGAGTAATGATTTCCCCGTGGACGAAATTGAGGGCAGCGAACTCACCGAGGCGCGTGCCGACACGACCGACTGGCGCCCGCATGACGCCGCTCCGACCGCCCCACCCGCTGCCACCGAGAGTCTTCCGGCCGCCGATGACGACGAACTGCCCGCGGACCGCTACCTCAACCGTGAACTGAGCTGGCTGGACTTCAACGCGCGGGTGTTGGCGCTGGCCGCCGACACCTCATTGCCGCTCTTGGAGC is a genomic window of Mycolicibacter heraklionensis containing:
- the cofC gene encoding 2-phospho-L-lactate guanylyltransferase; this translates as MSVVQSTQAEESGIGLIIAVKRLSVAKTRLAPAFPAPLREAVVLAMLVDTISAASAARGLEHITVVTPDEAAAAAAAELGAEVLEDPTPDGHGDPLNNALTAAEAAVTGSVPNIVVLQGDLPALQSYELDEAIAAARTHPRSFVADRHGMGTAALFAFGTALDPRFGRDSSNRHRQSGALELTGAWPGLRCDIDTPEDLAVARRLGVGAATARALAHAKSGGSTTRDE